Proteins encoded in a region of the Agrobacterium vitis genome:
- a CDS encoding aspartate aminotransferase family protein encodes MSMIPNSSAARDVRFHLHAQTNPERHEGEGPLVIAKADGPYIFDDAGTRYLDVMAGLWCASLGFTNDGLAKAASDAYATMGFYHTFGGRASPAVIDAAEAIAQLVPLDDARVFFATSGSEAIETMVKIAWLYHAANGAPQRRKIIARQRAFHGSTIFAASLTGLPHMHREFGLPLEGVVHTLCPDPYREQRKDETTGAFVERLANELEALILAEGADRIAAFIAEPINAGAGVIVPPSGYFERIQAVLDKYGILCLDDEIVCGFGRTGNWFGCQTVGMMPDMMAMAKGLSSSFFPISAVAVSGKIYEAIKSINRDGSLFGHGFTNSGHPVGAAIVTEAIRQYQSMELPRWVQQRGQMLRAKIEPVLAACPYVGQFRGEGLLLAAELVANQETKEPFAAVFCIPQHLQRIAMQKGLMLRPQGNSITFCPPFIIDDAQIDFIVDALLASMKELEQEVISKLPAAG; translated from the coding sequence ATGTCCATGATACCGAATTCTAGCGCCGCCCGTGACGTTCGTTTTCACCTGCATGCTCAGACGAATCCCGAGCGGCATGAAGGCGAGGGCCCCCTCGTCATCGCGAAGGCAGACGGCCCCTATATCTTCGACGATGCGGGAACCCGTTATCTGGACGTTATGGCTGGACTCTGGTGCGCCTCACTCGGGTTCACCAATGATGGCTTGGCGAAAGCAGCCTCGGACGCTTACGCGACCATGGGCTTCTATCACACTTTCGGCGGCCGGGCTTCTCCGGCCGTCATCGATGCCGCCGAGGCGATCGCGCAGCTGGTCCCGCTGGACGATGCGCGGGTCTTTTTCGCGACCTCCGGTTCGGAAGCGATCGAGACCATGGTCAAGATCGCCTGGCTTTATCACGCCGCCAATGGCGCGCCGCAAAGGCGAAAGATCATCGCAAGACAGCGCGCATTCCACGGCTCCACCATCTTTGCAGCGTCGTTGACCGGCCTTCCCCATATGCACCGGGAATTCGGATTGCCTCTGGAAGGCGTTGTCCACACGCTTTGCCCAGACCCCTATCGCGAGCAGCGTAAGGACGAGACCACGGGAGCCTTTGTCGAGCGCCTCGCAAATGAACTGGAAGCGCTCATTTTGGCCGAGGGAGCTGATAGGATCGCTGCATTTATCGCAGAGCCGATCAATGCTGGCGCCGGTGTCATCGTGCCGCCATCAGGCTATTTCGAACGTATCCAGGCGGTTCTCGATAAATATGGCATCCTCTGCCTGGATGACGAGATCGTTTGCGGTTTCGGCCGCACAGGCAACTGGTTCGGCTGCCAGACGGTCGGCATGATGCCGGACATGATGGCGATGGCGAAGGGCTTGTCGTCATCTTTCTTCCCCATTTCTGCAGTTGCGGTTTCCGGCAAAATTTACGAGGCGATCAAGTCGATCAACAGGGATGGAAGCCTGTTCGGGCATGGCTTCACAAATTCCGGACATCCTGTGGGTGCCGCCATCGTGACGGAAGCCATTAGGCAGTATCAGTCCATGGAGCTGCCCCGATGGGTGCAACAGCGAGGGCAAATGCTGCGGGCGAAAATCGAGCCAGTCCTTGCGGCGTGCCCGTACGTCGGTCAGTTTCGCGGGGAGGGCCTTCTGCTCGCAGCGGAGCTCGTCGCGAATCAGGAAACGAAAGAGCCCTTTGCCGCTGTTTTCTGCATTCCGCAGCATCTCCAGCGTATCGCCATGCAGAAGGGGCTCATGCTCCGGCCGCAGGGCAACTCAATTACCTTCTGCCCACCATTCATTATCGATGATGCCCAGATCGACTTCATCGTGGATGCGCTGCTGGCAAGCATGAAGGAGCTCGAGCAGGAGGTCATTTCCAAATTGCCGGCAGCCGGATAG